A genomic region of Actinomycetes bacterium contains the following coding sequences:
- a CDS encoding nuclear transport factor 2 family protein, producing the protein MTREAVERIDQQGIAARDGHDVDGFVGLFSDDFTWTDLTLPEPMRTTEQARQYMQGWFTAFP; encoded by the coding sequence ATGACGCGCGAAGCCGTCGAGCGGATCGACCAGCAGGGCATCGCGGCTCGGGATGGCCACGACGTGGATGGGTTCGTGGGCCTGTTTTCCGACGACTTCACCTGGACCGATCTCACGCTGCCGGAGCCAATGCGGACCACCGAGCAGGCCCGCCAGTACATGCAGGGCTGGTTCACCGCCTTCCCC